From a region of the Kwoniella newhampshirensis strain CBS 13917 chromosome 11, whole genome shotgun sequence genome:
- a CDS encoding urea carboxylase, translating into MLVIDSFQNIRKVLIANRGEIACRIIKSCRQLGLVSIAIYSKADRSSAHVRSADEAWLLPGNDQTAYISEEDVLEIARKSGANAIVPGYGFLSENDGFAEKVEAAGLTWVGPSSEVIRKFGLKHTARELAVQAGVPVISGTDLLSSAEDALAAAEKIGYPVMLKATAGGGGMGLQICYSSSEIFAAFASVHARGATLFKNTGMFMEKYVAKSRHVEVQVFGNGIGGAVHFGERECSIQRRHQKVVEECPSPFVHGRPGMREELTSCAVSLASNVGYGSAGTVEFLVDDLTGDFYFLEMNTRLQVEHGITEMCYDVDLVSLMLQQAEMQARGKGGLEIEALCKLQKTKPTGFAIEARVYAEVPSRNFAPSPGLLQNVQWYAAEGVRVDTWITSGTNISPFYDPMIAKVIVWDAESHDLATDKMLATLTKSKVQGCPTNFQYLAAIVASEAFRKGDTTTAFLTSESFKFTPITVDVISGGAYTTIQDLPARQGVGNGVPESGPMDPISFRLANILVGNDENVEALEVTLVGPEVLFHVSAVVAITGGVVEATIDGKKVDMYSRLLVPAGKTLKLGMVSTGCRTYIAVKGGFPAVPEYLGSKSTTSTLKLGGFQGRHLLPNDSLELDTRTEQWAKEYKPLAIPQAARLDSLWKNKWELYVMPGPHDEPEFTTEEDRKILYETEWKISHNATRSGYRLKGPRLNWARSDGGEGGSHPANVIDEPYSYGGLNWNGDDPVILPIDAPMAGGLATTTTIVRADFWRLGQCRPGDSIRLKRISWDSALVLRQRTEAYIAQASDFASGKIAESDLKSIDTALPEDWQETILHQIPANTSDGTVDIKYRQAGDCHIHVTYGSMTAAALTRAHIQHRINRLNDGSVSGVVAVIGAARSYCVQFDSLKTTQKEMLQSLIDLETTLGTSTQPLPSRIFKFPILLDDPLSKAAVTDYMKTVRKSAVYLPDNMEYIAKANGVEDTNFAKKSIVACPQLVMEVSFLAGTPLMLPLDPRLVYVAQKYNPVRAFTAEGTVGLGGPLVVIYPLESPGGYQLWGRSLSTWDAYASKPGFEHPWLLREFDQIQFYEVDQTAFDKCYEEFKTGRFTFEFEETTFDPSSYGKFLEGIQEETAEFVKKRNEAGQRATEEENRLVHAWREEQAKKAAEGDDDEELEGEAINVIAPMTSSVWKIEVAVGDTVRDGQTLAILEAMKMEIAVRADASMDGKVVKKIVSKPGAVLDPGQTVLTLKA; encoded by the exons ATGCTCGTCATCGATTCGTTTCAGAACATACGGAAAGTGCTCATAGCCAATCGTGGTGAGATAGCATGTCGTATCATCAAATCATGCAGGCAGCTCGGTCTCGTCAGCATAGCGATCTATTCCAAGGCGGACAGGTCGAGTGCGCACGTCAGATCAGCGGATGAAGCTTGGTTGTTACCCGGCAACGATCAAACGGCTTACAtcagcgaggaagatgtgcTGGAAatagcgaggaagagcggagCCAATGCGATCGTTCCGGGCTACG GCTTTTTGTCAGAAAACGATGGGTTcgcggagaaggtggaagcAGCAGGATTGACATGGGTTGGGCCTTCTTCCGAGGTGATACGGAAGTTTGGTCTGAAGCATACCGCTCGAGAGCTGGCGGTGCAAGCAGGG GTACCGGTCATCTCTGGTACAGACTTGCTCAGTTCAGCGGAGGACGCTTtagcagcagcagaaaAGATTGGATACCCG GTGATGCTCAAGGCTACcgcaggaggaggtgggatgGGACTTCAAATATGTTATTCCTCATCTGAAATCTTCGCCGCATTCGCTTCGGTCCACGCAAGAGGAGCGACCCTGTTCAAGAACACGGGCATGTTCATGGAGAAGTACGTCGCCAAGTCTCGACATGTGGAAGTTCAGGTGTTCGGGAACGGGATAGGCGGTGCGGTCCATTTCGGAGAGAGGGAATGTAGTATTCAGAGAAGACATCAGAAAGTGGTTGAAGAATGTCCTTCACCGTTCGTACACGGGCgaccag ggatgagagaagaatTGACGTCCTGCGCTGTGTCACTGGCGAGCAATGTGGGTTATGGAAGTGCAGGAACAGTGGA ATTCCTTGTCGATGACCTCACTGGCGACTTCTACTTCCTGGAGATGAA CACCCGATTACAGGTCGAACACGGTATCACCGAGATGTGCTATGATGTCGACCTCGTTTCCCTAATGCTGCAACAAGCCGAAATGCAAGCTCGGGGTAAAGGCGGTCTCGAGATTGAAGCTTTATGCAAATTACAAAAGACCAAGCCCACGGGATTCGCCATCGAAGCTCGAGTCTATGCCGAAGTCCCCTCGAGAAACTTCGCACCTTCACCTGGTCTCCTCCAGAATGTACAATGGTACGCGGCGGAAGGTGTCCGAGTCGACACTTGGATCACATCAGGAACCAACATCTCGCCCTTCTACGATCCCATGATTGCCAAAGTCATCGTCTGGGATGCCGAATCTCACGATCTTGCGACCGACAAAATGCTGGCAACGCTGACGAAGAGCAAAGTGCAAGGATGTCCTACCAACTTCCAGTACCTCGCTGCAATCGTAGCTTCTGAGGCTTTCAGAAAGGGAGACACTACCACCGCTTTCCTCACCAGTGAGAGCTTCAAGTTCACACCCATTACCGTGGATGTCATCTCGGGCGGTGCATACACCACGATCCAAGATTTGCCAGCAAGACAAGGTGTCGGTAACGGTGTGCCAGAGTCTGGACCCATGGATCCTATCTCTTTCCGTCTTGCGAATATTTTGGTTGGGAACGACGAGAACGTCGAAGCTCTCGAAGTGACTCTGGTTGGACCTGAAGTGCTCTTCCATGTGTCCGCGGTTGTGGCGATCACCGGAGGTGTCGTGGAAGCGACCATTGACGGCAAGAAGGTCGACATGTATTCTCGATTACTTGTTCCTGCTGGCAAAACCCTGAAGCTTGGCATGGTCAGTACGGGATGTCGAACGTATATCGCCGTGAAAGGTGGTTTCCCCGCTGTACCAGAATACCTCGGCTCAAAGAGTACCACTTCAACTCTCAAGCTTGGTGGTTTTCAAGGGCGACATTTGCTACCCAACGATAGTTTGGAGCTCGACACGAGGACGGAGCAATGGGCCAAAGAATATAAACCCCTGGCTATCCCTCAAGCTGCTCGCTTGGACAGTCTATGGAAGAACAAGTGGGAACTCTATGTTATGCCTGGACCCCATGACGAACCAGAATTCACGAccgaggaag ATCGAAAGATTTTGTATGAGACTGAGTGGAAGATCTCACACAACGCTACGCGGTCCGGCTATCGATTGAAAGGTCCTCGGCTCAATTGGGCTAGGTCAGATGGtggcgaaggtggaagTCATCCTGCCAACGTTATTGATGAGCCATACTCGTATGGAGGGCTGAATTGGAACGGTGATGATCCAGTCATATTGCCGATC GACGCACCAATGGCAGGTGGTTTGGCCACAACGACAACCATTGTCAGGGCTGACTTCTGGCGGTTGGGACAATGTCGACCCGGCGATTCGATCAGACTGAAACGAATCTCGTGGGATTCTGCTCTTGTCTTGCGACAACGAACAGAAGCATATATCGCCCAAGCCAGCGATTTCGCTAGCGGGAAAATTGCCGAATCTGACTTGAAATCGATCGACACAGCTCTCCCCGAAGATTGGCAGGAGACTATTTTGCACCAGATTCCTGCCAACACTTCTGACGGTACCGTGGACATCAAGTATAGACAG GCTGGTGATTGCCATATTCACGTCACATATGGTTCGATGACTGCTGCTGCATTGACACGAGCACACATCCAGCACCGAATCAACCGACTGAATGACGGTAGTGTCAGCGGAGTGGTGGCGGTGATCGGAGCGGCGAGGT CATACTGCGTCCAATTTGATTCTCTCAAGACAACCCAGAAGGAAATGCTGCAAAGCCTCATCGACCTAGAAACTACACTAGGCACTTCCACACAACCGCTTCCAAGCAGAATATTCAAATTCCCGATCTTGCTCGACGACCCCCTGTCCAAAGCTGCCGTTACCGATTACATGAAGACCGTCCGAAAATCAGCAGTCTATTTGCCTGACAACATGGAGTATATCGCGAAGGCTAACGGCGTGGAAGATACGAATTtcgcgaagaagagtaTCGTGGCTTGTCCTCAACTCGTCATGGAAGTCAGCTTCTTGGCTGGAACACCTCTCATGCTCCCCTTAGATCCGAG ATTGGTATATGTCGCACAAAAATACAACCCTGTCAGAGCATTCACGGCGGAGGGTACCGTAGGATTGGGAGGACCATTGGTCGTTA TATATCCTCTCGAATCACCCGGTGGTTATCAGCTCTGGGGTAGATCGCTCTCTACCTGGGAT GCATACGCCTCGAAACCTGGCTTCGAACATCCCTGGCTTCTTCGAGAGTTTGACCAGATACAATTCTATGAGGTCGACCAGACAGCCTTTGATAAATGCTACGAGGAGTTCAAGACAGGTCGATTCACCTTCGAGTTCGAAGAAACGACATTTGACCCTTCTTCCTACGGGAAATTCCTGGAAGGTATACAAGAGGAGACTGCCGAGTTTGTCAAGAAAAGGAACGAGGCTGGTCAGAGAGCTACAGAGGAAGAAAATCGATTGGTTCACGcttggagagaagaacaagcgaagaaagccgcagaaggtgatgatgatgaagaactGGAAG GCGAGGCTATCAATGTCATCGCACCTATGACATCTAGCGTATGGAAGATCGAAGTGGCGGTCGGGGACACGGTCAGAGACGGTCAAACGCTTGCTATCCTCGaagcgatgaagatggaaatcg CGGTACGGGCCGATGCGAGTATGGATGGGAAAGTGGTTAAGAAGATCGTCTCGAAGCCTGGAGCAGTGTTAGATCCCGGACAGACGGTGTTGACTCTGAAAGCGTAG